One Candidatus Roseilinea sp. genomic region harbors:
- a CDS encoding glucokinase encodes MRLSARVDNLPNDNNAWDNGDAIVASKYAIGVDLGGTKILAAVVDAQGSVRAAAKKATQAEKGPEVVIHRIRKAMDEALDEAKLTKDRVAAIGIGAPGIIDSVNGVVISLTNLPGWHNIAIAQSLRRWHAVPVSLSNDVRVAAVGEHRVGAGRGVHSMIAVFVGTGIGGGIIVNDKPWGGFRSSAGEVGHMVILADGPYAPGGGIRGGIEALASRSAIERDLRAGIAAGRKSVLPDLLKEKGNGAITSSVLAKAVSKNDPLTIEVLRRAAYYLGLHAASLINAFDPEMLVYGGGVIEALGEWMVAQIRDVAKQHAINRTGLDKIKIVEAKLGEQAGAIGAALMALDALKA; translated from the coding sequence ATGCGGCTTTCGGCCAGGGTGGATAATCTGCCGAACGACAACAACGCATGGGACAACGGAGATGCAATCGTGGCATCAAAATACGCAATCGGTGTAGACCTGGGCGGCACGAAGATCCTCGCCGCAGTCGTAGACGCGCAGGGCAGCGTGCGCGCGGCGGCAAAAAAGGCGACGCAGGCCGAGAAAGGCCCAGAAGTCGTCATCCACCGCATCCGGAAAGCGATGGATGAAGCGCTGGATGAGGCGAAGCTCACAAAGGATCGAGTCGCTGCCATCGGCATTGGCGCGCCGGGCATCATAGACAGCGTCAACGGCGTGGTGATTAGCCTGACCAACCTGCCGGGTTGGCACAACATCGCGATTGCCCAGTCGCTGCGGCGCTGGCATGCGGTCCCGGTGTCGCTGTCGAACGACGTGCGCGTGGCGGCGGTGGGCGAGCATCGCGTGGGCGCCGGTCGGGGCGTGCACAGTATGATCGCGGTGTTCGTCGGCACAGGCATCGGCGGCGGCATCATCGTCAACGACAAGCCATGGGGCGGCTTTCGTTCGAGCGCCGGCGAGGTGGGACACATGGTCATCCTGGCCGATGGACCCTACGCACCCGGCGGGGGGATCCGCGGTGGCATCGAAGCGCTGGCCAGCCGCAGCGCCATTGAACGTGACCTGCGCGCGGGCATCGCCGCCGGGCGCAAGAGTGTGCTGCCTGACCTGCTCAAGGAGAAGGGCAACGGCGCGATCACCAGCAGCGTGCTGGCCAAGGCCGTGAGCAAGAATGATCCGCTGACGATCGAGGTGTTGCGCCGTGCAGCCTACTACCTTGGCCTACACGCGGCCAGCCTGATCAACGCCTTCGACCCGGAGATGCTCGTCTATGGCGGTGGGGTGATCGAAGCGCTGGGCGAGTGGATGGTGGCCCAGATCCGCGATGTGGCCAAGCAGCACGCCATCAATCGGACTGGGCTGGACAAGATCAAGATCGTCGAGGCAAAGTTGGGCGAACAAGCCGGGGCCATTGGCGCGGCGCTCATGGCGCTGGACGCGCTAAAGGCCTAA
- a CDS encoding VanW family protein, producing the protein MLRSLFRPLYLLFAMLVVGLAYGVGALAYHHIHYQNRVFPGVHLQGIDLSGMTPEEVFAVAQLQSQYFHLPAIRVQAAEQQYAFRPADLGIGLDPAETVRVALSVGRQGDLPTQIRQRVEAWWRGVDVSPVVRVDGSEIMHIVRQVAERTERPAIDARLVFEGGVPRASPSQVGRELDEAMAVQLIRSAALMHRPTDIVLPYRTLEPKVASVAAVADAIARMVSDDLVVMAPRRDDAGNPLPPLEAFRIRKEDLLDFVLIEQPPDDPANITVRVRREKLRALVEPLGKAVAQKAQNARFAFNPSTGQLRAIAPSRDARALDVEATLYALEAAMHSAQRVVTLVVNTTPAAVPATATAQDLGITQLITQATTYFKGSSTARLNNVKVAAARFNGVVVPPGAVFSFNEHLGDVSEKEGFQEGLIIVGNRTVKGVGGGVCQVSTTAYQAALRAGFPIVERYPHGYRVSYYERGMGPGFDASVFSPYADLKFINDTNAHLLIETIYDPARVTLTFKFYGTPDGRQVTISSATITDVVPHGPDIYELDTEGEVPPGQAKQVDYAVDGATVFFTRVVTRNGETLINERVVSKYVPWQAVYRYGPGFTPPEGAMVKN; encoded by the coding sequence ATGCTCAGGAGTTTGTTCCGACCGCTTTACTTGTTGTTCGCGATGCTGGTCGTCGGCCTGGCGTATGGGGTGGGCGCGCTGGCCTACCACCATATCCACTACCAGAATCGCGTCTTTCCCGGCGTGCACCTGCAGGGCATAGACCTGAGCGGCATGACGCCGGAGGAAGTTTTCGCCGTCGCGCAACTCCAATCCCAATACTTCCATTTGCCGGCCATCCGCGTGCAAGCGGCCGAGCAGCAGTATGCCTTTCGGCCTGCCGACCTCGGCATTGGCCTCGATCCGGCGGAGACGGTGCGCGTTGCGCTCAGCGTCGGGCGCCAAGGCGACCTGCCGACGCAGATCCGCCAGCGCGTTGAGGCATGGTGGCGCGGGGTAGATGTGTCGCCCGTCGTGCGGGTGGACGGCAGTGAGATCATGCACATCGTGCGGCAAGTGGCCGAGCGGACCGAGAGACCGGCCATAGATGCGCGCCTCGTGTTTGAAGGCGGCGTCCCGCGCGCATCGCCGTCCCAGGTCGGCCGCGAGCTGGATGAGGCCATGGCCGTGCAACTGATCCGCTCGGCAGCGCTGATGCATCGGCCGACGGACATCGTGCTGCCTTACCGGACGCTTGAGCCAAAGGTGGCTTCGGTGGCCGCGGTGGCCGACGCCATCGCGCGCATGGTGAGCGACGATTTGGTGGTGATGGCGCCGCGCCGGGATGATGCCGGCAATCCCCTGCCGCCGCTCGAAGCGTTCCGCATCCGCAAAGAGGATCTGCTCGACTTCGTGCTGATTGAGCAGCCGCCCGATGATCCGGCCAACATCACCGTGCGGGTGCGCCGAGAAAAGCTGCGCGCGCTGGTCGAGCCGCTGGGCAAGGCTGTGGCGCAGAAGGCGCAGAATGCGCGGTTCGCGTTCAACCCGTCCACAGGCCAGTTGCGCGCCATTGCGCCCTCGCGTGACGCGCGCGCGCTCGATGTTGAAGCCACGCTGTACGCGCTGGAAGCAGCCATGCACAGCGCCCAACGTGTTGTGACGCTCGTCGTCAACACCACGCCAGCCGCGGTGCCGGCCACAGCCACGGCGCAGGACCTCGGCATCACCCAGCTCATCACCCAAGCCACCACCTACTTCAAAGGCTCCAGCACGGCCCGGCTGAACAACGTGAAGGTCGCCGCAGCGCGCTTCAACGGCGTCGTCGTACCGCCTGGCGCGGTCTTTTCGTTCAACGAACATCTGGGCGATGTGTCGGAGAAAGAGGGTTTCCAGGAGGGCTTGATCATCGTCGGCAATCGCACGGTGAAGGGCGTTGGCGGCGGCGTATGTCAGGTCTCGACCACAGCTTACCAGGCGGCGCTGCGTGCCGGCTTTCCCATCGTCGAGCGCTACCCCCATGGCTATCGCGTCAGCTACTACGAGCGCGGCATGGGACCTGGCTTCGATGCGTCGGTGTTCTCGCCTTACGCGGACCTCAAGTTCATCAACGACACGAACGCCCATCTGTTGATCGAAACGATCTACGACCCAGCGCGTGTGACGCTCACCTTCAAGTTCTACGGCACGCCCGACGGCCGCCAGGTGACGATCAGCTCCGCCACAATCACCGATGTCGTGCCGCACGGGCCGGATATCTACGAACTCGACACCGAGGGGGAGGTGCCGCCTGGCCAGGCCAAGCAGGTGGATTACGCTGTGGATGGCGCGACGGTCTTCTTCACGCGCGTCGTCACGCGCAACGGCGAGACGCTGATTAACGAACGCGTGGTGAGCAAGTACGTGCCCTGGCAAGCGGTCTATCGCTATGGGCCGGGCTTCACGCCGCCGGAAGGCGCGATGGTCAAGAACTGA
- a CDS encoding pyridoxal 4-dehydrogenase, which yields MTTNTLPRRRVGRTALEVTHIGLGTAFLLGLDEVRADAPAIATVHAALDQGINFIDTAALYSRGQAERVVGEALRGVPRDRFVIQTKAGRFPKPDGGSYHDYSREAILRSVENSMKLLGVDRLDSVLVHDADGDKFNRGQGAGLEDTYFRDALDHAFPTLLELRSQGVIGAVGAGMNQWQMEWEFAKRVDVDCFLLAGRYTLLEQTALDFLEYCRQRNIAIFLGGVFNSGILATGPREGASYNYAAAPVHVIEKARKIDAVCARYGVPLRVAALHFAMAHPAVVSVVLGAQKPEEVIANVAAAQQTTPAALWADLKREGLIAPEAPTPA from the coding sequence ATGACGACAAACACCCTCCCGCGCCGCAGGGTCGGGCGCACCGCGCTGGAAGTTACGCACATCGGCCTGGGCACGGCATTCTTGCTTGGGCTGGACGAGGTGAGAGCGGACGCGCCGGCCATTGCTACGGTGCACGCTGCGTTGGATCAGGGGATCAACTTTATTGACACCGCAGCGCTCTATTCGCGCGGACAGGCCGAGCGCGTGGTCGGCGAAGCGCTGCGCGGCGTGCCGCGCGACCGGTTCGTCATTCAGACCAAGGCCGGCCGCTTCCCCAAGCCGGACGGCGGCTCGTACCACGACTACTCGCGCGAGGCGATCCTGCGCAGCGTGGAGAACAGCATGAAGCTGCTGGGCGTGGATCGCCTGGATAGCGTGTTGGTGCACGACGCCGACGGCGACAAGTTCAACCGCGGTCAGGGCGCCGGCCTGGAAGATACTTACTTCCGCGACGCGCTCGATCACGCCTTCCCCACGTTGCTCGAGCTGCGCAGCCAGGGTGTGATCGGCGCAGTGGGCGCCGGCATGAACCAGTGGCAGATGGAATGGGAGTTCGCCAAGCGCGTGGACGTGGACTGTTTCCTGCTTGCCGGCCGTTACACGCTACTCGAACAGACCGCGCTCGACTTCCTCGAATATTGCCGGCAGCGAAACATCGCGATCTTCCTGGGCGGCGTGTTCAACAGCGGCATCCTGGCCACCGGCCCACGCGAGGGGGCAAGTTACAACTACGCGGCGGCGCCGGTGCACGTGATCGAGAAGGCCAGGAAGATTGATGCGGTTTGTGCGCGCTATGGCGTGCCGCTGCGCGTGGCGGCCTTGCATTTCGCCATGGCGCACCCCGCCGTCGTTTCCGTGGTGCTGGGCGCGCAGAAGCCCGAAGAGGTCATCGCGAACGTCGCCGCAGCGCAACAGACCACGCCGGCGGCGCTGTGGGCTGACCTGAAACGCGAAGGGCTGATCGCGCCCGAAGCGCCGACGCCGGCATGA
- the pheT gene encoding phenylalanine--tRNA ligase beta subunit, with product MRVPISWLREYVEVTLPVDVLAEKLTLAGFEVEHIEYVGLPGSELPWDRDKIFVGQLLKVERHPNADRLLLATVDYGTGQPITVVTGAPNIRPGDCGQKVVLALKGARLYDGHKAGKVIMTLKEATLRGIKNDSMVCSEKELGLSDEHEGILILPDDAPVGAPLADYLGDVVLEVAILPSTARAASIIGIAREVAALTGQTVRYPPMDFTAEGEPIEGELRIEIRNPRLNPRFTAGVIRGVTVGPSPFWMQRRLALCGMRAINNIVDISNYVMLEFGQPTHAFDLDAVRIGPSGIRTIITRLAEPGEALTTLDGQTRDLQPTDILVCDEVGPLSLAGVMGGADSEVKEATRNVLFEVASWDNISIRKTARSHNLHSEASYRFSRGVHPALAMVAQRRGLHLLQRYAGGVISRGILDAYPAPAPPVRIALHPERVNKLLGVEMTVEEMARILRLLEFEVQAEGERAQPGVAPPAPQPPRLMVTAPEHRLDIEGEHDLIEEIARIYGYDRIPETLMADALPPIHGNPALDFEERVRDLLVGAGLQEIVTYRLTSPEQEARIYAPNTPGDHRPYVMLVNPINPERTAMRHTLVSGALEVLTANLRHHARVAVFEIGAVFLPGSDGGLPEEQPRLAIAMSGARAEPSWRTNNADGAPVMDFYDLKGVVESLLDGLHLGEVTYEPTTHPTYYPGRTAAVRACDASGMLLGILGELHPRVREAWGLPADRPVLIADFDLEALRHAAARDYAIRDLPRFPATIEDLAIVVDEAVPAAAVARTIRQAGGALLRDLRLFDVYRGAQIGSGKKSLAYSLTYQAEDRTLTDRDVEKLRAKIIRALEGQLGATVRR from the coding sequence ATGCGCGTTCCAATCTCCTGGCTGCGAGAATACGTCGAAGTCACCCTGCCGGTTGATGTCCTGGCCGAAAAGTTAACGCTGGCCGGCTTCGAGGTCGAGCACATCGAGTATGTCGGATTGCCCGGCAGTGAGCTGCCGTGGGATCGCGACAAAATCTTCGTCGGTCAACTGCTTAAGGTCGAACGCCACCCCAACGCCGACCGCTTGCTGTTGGCCACGGTGGACTACGGCACAGGGCAGCCGATCACGGTCGTCACCGGCGCGCCGAACATTCGGCCCGGCGACTGTGGGCAAAAGGTGGTGTTGGCGCTGAAAGGCGCGCGCCTGTACGACGGCCACAAAGCGGGCAAGGTCATCATGACCTTGAAAGAAGCGACGTTGCGCGGCATCAAGAACGACTCGATGGTGTGCAGCGAGAAAGAACTGGGGCTGAGCGACGAACACGAAGGCATCCTCATCCTGCCCGACGATGCGCCGGTCGGCGCGCCGCTGGCCGATTATCTCGGCGACGTCGTGTTGGAGGTCGCCATCTTGCCCAGCACCGCCCGCGCCGCGTCCATCATCGGCATCGCGCGCGAAGTCGCCGCGCTCACCGGTCAGACCGTCCGCTACCCGCCGATGGACTTCACCGCCGAGGGTGAACCGATCGAAGGCGAGCTGCGCATCGAGATTCGCAACCCACGATTGAACCCGCGCTTCACCGCCGGCGTTATTCGGGGCGTCACGGTCGGCCCCTCGCCCTTTTGGATGCAGCGGCGGCTGGCGTTGTGCGGCATGCGCGCGATCAACAACATCGTGGACATTTCCAACTACGTCATGCTCGAATTCGGCCAGCCGACGCACGCCTTCGACCTAGACGCCGTGCGAATCGGGCCGAGCGGCATCCGCACGATCATCACGCGCCTGGCCGAGCCGGGCGAGGCCCTCACTACCCTGGACGGGCAAACGCGCGATTTGCAGCCGACCGACATCCTGGTATGCGACGAAGTCGGCCCGCTTAGCCTGGCCGGCGTGATGGGCGGCGCCGACAGCGAGGTGAAAGAAGCAACGCGCAACGTGCTGTTCGAGGTGGCGTCGTGGGACAACATCAGCATCCGCAAGACCGCGCGCTCCCACAACTTGCACAGCGAGGCCTCGTATCGCTTCTCGCGCGGTGTGCATCCGGCGCTGGCGATGGTCGCCCAGCGGCGCGGGCTGCACCTGCTGCAGCGGTACGCCGGCGGCGTCATCAGCCGAGGCATCCTCGACGCCTACCCCGCGCCGGCCCCACCCGTCCGCATCGCGCTGCATCCAGAGCGGGTGAACAAGCTGCTCGGCGTCGAGATGACAGTCGAGGAGATGGCGCGCATCCTGCGTTTGCTGGAATTCGAGGTCCAGGCCGAGGGCGAGCGCGCGCAGCCAGGAGTCGCCCCTCCTGCTCCCCAACCGCCGCGCCTGATGGTGACGGCCCCCGAGCATCGCTTGGACATCGAGGGCGAGCACGACCTCATCGAGGAGATCGCCCGCATTTACGGCTACGATCGCATCCCGGAGACGCTGATGGCCGACGCGCTGCCGCCCATCCACGGCAACCCCGCGCTCGACTTTGAGGAACGCGTGCGCGACTTGCTGGTGGGCGCCGGCTTGCAAGAGATCGTCACCTATCGCTTGACCTCGCCGGAACAAGAGGCGCGCATCTACGCGCCCAATACACCTGGCGATCACCGGCCCTACGTCATGCTGGTCAACCCGATCAATCCCGAGCGCACTGCCATGCGCCACACCTTGGTGAGCGGTGCGCTGGAGGTACTCACGGCCAACCTGCGCCATCATGCGCGCGTGGCGGTTTTCGAGATCGGCGCTGTTTTCTTGCCCGGCAGCGATGGAGGCCTGCCCGAAGAGCAGCCGCGCCTGGCCATCGCGATGAGCGGCGCACGCGCCGAACCCTCCTGGCGCACCAACAACGCGGACGGCGCGCCCGTCATGGATTTCTACGACCTGAAGGGCGTGGTCGAATCGCTGCTGGATGGGCTGCACCTCGGCGAGGTGACCTACGAGCCGACGACGCACCCGACATACTACCCAGGCCGAACGGCTGCGGTGCGCGCATGCGATGCATCGGGGATGCTGTTGGGCATCCTGGGCGAGCTGCACCCCCGCGTGCGCGAAGCATGGGGGCTGCCCGCCGATCGGCCGGTGCTCATCGCCGACTTCGACTTGGAAGCGCTGCGCCACGCCGCGGCCCGGGACTATGCGATCCGAGACCTGCCGCGCTTCCCGGCCACCATTGAAGACTTGGCCATCGTCGTGGACGAAGCCGTGCCGGCGGCAGCCGTGGCGCGGACGATCCGCCAAGCCGGCGGCGCGCTGCTGCGCGATCTGCGCCTGTTCGATGTCTACCGCGGCGCGCAGATCGGCTCAGGCAAGAAAAGCCTCGCTTACTCGCTGACCTATCAGGCCGAAGACCGGACGCTTACCGACAGGGATGTGGAGAAATTGCGCGCCAAAATCATTCGCGCGCTCGAGGGGCAACTCGGCGCGACCGTGCGCCGGTGA
- the rbsK gene encoding ribokinase, with product MITVVGSLNMDLIVRVPRFPMPGEAIHGDDLQTACGGKGANQAYAVARMGHPACMIGCVGSDTFGEAMLANLRAVGVDTQGVIRRADSASGTAMILVHNVTGQNEIVVAAGANRTLTSADVHAAADRLVQADAVIAQLETSLAATEAAMAIARRAGRLSILNPAPFAPLDDALLGWCDYLIPNENEASQLAGVEVRGLDGAAAAAQALRLRGARNVLVTLGESGVWVDAEAWRGHVPAFPVAAVDTVAAGDTFIGAFATRLVEGAPVREAARFGCAAAAIAVTRPGAQPSIPSREEVESFLRAHGA from the coding sequence ATGATCACCGTCGTCGGCAGCCTGAACATGGACCTGATCGTCCGCGTGCCGCGCTTTCCCATGCCTGGCGAGGCGATTCATGGAGATGATCTGCAGACGGCATGTGGGGGCAAAGGTGCCAATCAGGCCTACGCGGTCGCGCGCATGGGTCATCCGGCGTGCATGATCGGTTGCGTCGGCTCGGACACATTCGGCGAAGCGATGCTCGCTAACTTGCGCGCGGTAGGCGTGGACACACAAGGCGTGATCCGTCGCGCCGACAGCGCCAGCGGCACGGCCATGATCCTCGTGCATAACGTGACAGGGCAAAATGAAATCGTCGTGGCCGCCGGCGCAAACCGGACGCTGACCTCGGCCGACGTGCACGCGGCCGCAGATCGCCTGGTTCAGGCCGACGCCGTGATCGCGCAGTTGGAGACCAGCCTGGCGGCTACCGAAGCCGCGATGGCTATAGCGCGCCGAGCCGGCCGACTGAGCATCCTCAATCCCGCCCCTTTTGCTCCGCTCGACGATGCGCTGCTGGGATGGTGCGACTATCTCATCCCTAACGAGAATGAGGCCAGCCAGTTGGCCGGCGTTGAAGTACGCGGCCTGGACGGTGCGGCCGCGGCGGCCCAAGCGTTGCGACTGCGCGGCGCGCGCAACGTGCTGGTGACGCTGGGCGAAAGCGGGGTGTGGGTGGATGCCGAGGCTTGGCGTGGCCATGTGCCGGCCTTTCCCGTCGCAGCAGTAGATACCGTGGCAGCGGGCGACACGTTCATCGGCGCGTTCGCGACACGGCTGGTCGAAGGTGCGCCTGTGCGCGAGGCCGCGCGGTTTGGCTGCGCGGCCGCAGCCATTGCCGTCACCCGGCCGGGCGCGCAGCCCAGCATCCCGAGCCGAGAGGAGGTCGAGTCTTTCTTGCGCGCGCATGGCGCTTGA
- a CDS encoding ABC transporter ATP-binding protein, which translates to MAYLELIHLRKVFGTTVAVESFDLDVAQGEFVSFLGPSGCGKTTTLRMIAGFEQPTEGRIRIDGEDVTNTPPNKRRLGMVFQSYALFPNMTVADNIAFGLRMAKAPAHLIRQRVEEMLALIQMQGYGKRYSHQLSGGQQQRVALARALAIQPRVLLLDEPLSALDAKIRDELRSEIRRIQRALHITTIYVTHDQEEALALSDRIVVMNSGRIEQVGTPFEIYNRPQTEFVARFVGTLSTLRGVAGADGCVMVGGQPVRLMQPLGDKRPGDAVTIALRPETIMLNDDRPGHNRVTAKVEGVTFLGSIVRVQLSVNGSAFVADALNNPNFTPPSVGQSVTIGFAPEAARVVE; encoded by the coding sequence ATGGCCTATCTCGAGTTGATCCATCTGCGCAAGGTGTTCGGCACGACGGTCGCCGTCGAGTCGTTCGACCTGGATGTGGCCCAGGGCGAGTTCGTCTCGTTCCTCGGACCCAGCGGCTGCGGCAAGACCACCACGCTGCGCATGATCGCCGGCTTCGAGCAGCCGACCGAGGGGCGGATTCGCATTGACGGCGAGGATGTGACCAACACGCCGCCCAACAAGCGCCGGCTGGGCATGGTCTTCCAGTCCTACGCGCTCTTCCCCAACATGACCGTGGCCGACAACATCGCCTTTGGCCTGCGCATGGCGAAGGCGCCGGCGCACTTGATCCGTCAGCGCGTGGAAGAGATGCTCGCGTTGATCCAGATGCAGGGCTACGGCAAGCGCTACAGCCATCAGCTCTCCGGCGGCCAGCAGCAACGCGTGGCACTGGCCCGCGCGCTGGCCATCCAGCCGCGCGTGCTGCTGCTGGACGAGCCGCTCTCCGCGCTCGACGCCAAGATCCGCGACGAGCTGCGCAGCGAAATCCGGCGCATTCAGCGGGCGCTCCACATCACCACCATCTACGTCACACACGACCAGGAGGAGGCGCTGGCGCTCTCCGACCGGATCGTGGTGATGAACAGCGGGCGGATCGAGCAAGTCGGCACGCCGTTCGAGATCTACAACCGGCCCCAGACCGAGTTCGTCGCCCGCTTCGTGGGCACGCTCAGCACGCTGCGCGGCGTGGCCGGCGCCGACGGCTGCGTGATGGTCGGCGGCCAGCCGGTGCGGCTAATGCAGCCGCTGGGCGATAAGCGCCCCGGCGATGCCGTGACGATTGCCCTGCGTCCGGAGACGATCATGCTGAACGACGACAGGCCCGGCCACAATCGGGTGACGGCCAAGGTGGAAGGCGTCACCTTCCTCGGCTCGATCGTGCGCGTGCAGTTGAGCGTCAACGGCTCGGCATTCGTCGCCGACGCGCTGAACAACCCCAACTTCACGCCGCCGAGCGTCGGCCAGAGCGTGACGATCGGCTTCGCGCCGGAGGCTGCGCGCGTCGTCGAGTAG
- the acpP gene encoding acyl carrier protein: MSDQSTFERVKALTVKLLGVAPEKVTMEARFREDLEADSLDLVELIMAFEEEFGGEISDEDAQKITTIGEAVAYLEQRQRQSA; this comes from the coding sequence ATGTCAGACCAGTCCACATTCGAACGCGTCAAGGCGCTTACTGTCAAACTGCTCGGCGTTGCGCCCGAGAAGGTCACCATGGAGGCCAGGTTCCGCGAAGATCTCGAGGCCGACTCGCTCGATCTCGTTGAGCTTATCATGGCATTTGAAGAGGAATTCGGCGGCGAGATTTCCGACGAAGACGCTCAGAAGATTACCACGATTGGGGAAGCGGTCGCCTACCTGGAACAGCGACAGCGCCAGAGCGCATAA
- the fni gene encoding isopentenyl-diphosphate delta-isomerase, with amino-acid sequence MKDEQRAEVSAREGHQLETRKADHIRINLDENVASRLTSGLERYRFMHQALPEIDAREIDMGVTLFGRRLGAPLLISCMTGGTEQARTINRNLAIAAQQARIPMGLGSTRAAVVRPELADTFQVRDVAPDILLFANIGAVQLNYGFDIDDCRRAVALTGADALVLHLNPLQEILQPEGDVNWGGLLERIERVTRALQADGIPVIAKEVGWGISPRVARDLANAGVAAIDVAGAGGTSWSQVEMFRARNDVQRRIAEAFVDWGIPTADSIRYVREAAPDVVIFASGGLKNGVDGAKCLALGATLFGMARPFLRAATISPEAVGDEIAVILGQLRAVMLCAGARDLVALSKVELIRM; translated from the coding sequence ATGAAGGATGAACAACGCGCAGAGGTGAGTGCGCGCGAGGGACATCAGTTGGAGACGCGCAAAGCTGACCACATTCGCATTAATCTGGATGAGAATGTCGCTTCGCGCTTGACCAGCGGCCTAGAGCGCTACCGCTTTATGCACCAAGCGCTGCCCGAGATAGACGCGCGCGAAATAGACATGGGCGTAACGTTGTTTGGGCGGCGCCTGGGCGCGCCTTTGCTCATCTCGTGCATGACCGGCGGCACGGAGCAGGCGCGTACGATCAACCGCAACCTGGCGATTGCGGCGCAGCAAGCGCGCATCCCCATGGGGCTTGGCTCCACGCGCGCTGCTGTCGTCCGGCCAGAGCTGGCCGACACCTTCCAAGTGCGCGATGTCGCGCCGGACATTCTCCTCTTTGCGAATATCGGCGCAGTGCAGCTCAACTATGGGTTCGATATTGATGATTGCCGGCGCGCCGTAGCGCTGACCGGCGCCGATGCCCTGGTCTTGCACCTGAACCCGCTGCAGGAGATCCTGCAACCGGAAGGTGATGTGAATTGGGGCGGTTTACTCGAAAGGATCGAGCGGGTCACGCGCGCCCTGCAGGCCGATGGCATCCCGGTCATCGCCAAAGAGGTTGGCTGGGGGATCTCTCCTCGCGTTGCGCGCGACTTGGCCAACGCCGGCGTGGCCGCGATTGATGTGGCCGGCGCCGGCGGCACATCGTGGAGCCAGGTTGAGATGTTCCGCGCGCGGAATGACGTGCAGCGTCGCATCGCCGAGGCCTTCGTAGATTGGGGCATCCCCACGGCCGATTCGATTCGCTACGTGCGCGAGGCCGCGCCGGACGTGGTCATCTTCGCCAGCGGCGGTTTGAAGAACGGCGTGGATGGCGCAAAGTGCCTGGCGCTGGGCGCCACGTTGTTCGGCATGGCGCGCCCGTTTCTGCGCGCGGCCACCATCTCCCCAGAGGCGGTCGGCGATGAGATCGCCGTGATCCTCGGCCAGCTCCGCGCCGTGATGTTGTGCGCCGGCGCGCGCGACCTGGTCGCGCTGAGCAAAGTCGAACTGATCCGCATGTGA
- the eda gene encoding 2-dehydro-3-deoxy-phosphogluconate aldolase, which yields MLLIERRLRALFREQVVAIIRVAEAERALGLARALIAGGFRCVEVTMTVPGALDVIKTLCADAPEDVLIGAGTVTSAAEARRCIEVGAQFLVSPICETDIIRPSREAGVVAIPAGMTPTEILHAWRLGAHVVKVFPAGAIGGPAFIRAVRGPLPDIPLWVSGAVQPCETQAYLAAGAQLVGLNAGALPNSLIESGDWAGLAAAARAMLDEARHAAKVISPAS from the coding sequence ATGCTTCTGATCGAACGTCGCCTGCGCGCGCTCTTCCGTGAGCAAGTCGTTGCCATCATTCGCGTTGCCGAAGCCGAACGCGCGTTGGGGCTGGCGCGCGCCCTGATCGCGGGCGGCTTCCGCTGCGTGGAGGTCACGATGACTGTGCCCGGCGCGCTAGACGTGATCAAAACCCTGTGCGCCGATGCGCCCGAGGATGTGTTGATTGGCGCCGGCACAGTGACCAGTGCCGCCGAAGCGCGCCGGTGCATCGAGGTCGGCGCGCAGTTCCTCGTCTCTCCGATCTGCGAGACCGACATCATCCGCCCCAGCCGCGAAGCCGGCGTGGTGGCCATCCCCGCCGGCATGACGCCGACCGAGATCCTGCATGCCTGGCGTCTGGGCGCGCACGTGGTCAAGGTCTTCCCCGCCGGCGCCATCGGCGGCCCGGCCTTCATCCGCGCCGTGCGTGGACCGCTGCCCGATATTCCGCTGTGGGTGAGCGGCGCCGTGCAGCCTTGCGAAACACAAGCGTATCTGGCCGCCGGCGCGCAACTTGTCGGCTTGAACGCCGGCGCGCTCCCGAACTCCTTGATTGAATCAGGCGACTGGGCCGGGCTGGCTGCTGCAGCCCGCGCCATGCTGGACGAAGCACGCCACGCGGCGAAGGTCATCTCACCGGCAAGTTGA